The genomic region AAGTACTACCAGCAAGTGACCCGGGCTGTGCTGGGGGACGATCCACAGCTGATGAAGGTGAGCAAGTGGGGCACAAAGTCCAGCTTTCAAGTTCCCCGAAACTCTTTCAGATGCCTGCTTCCTGTCCACTCCACACCACCCGGCTGTTGTGGCTGGAAGCTGCTGTCGGTGGGGGTGTTGTGCTCGGAGGCTGGCCCTCCTCCGGGGCTGACTTCTCTTCCCACTCTAGCGGGAACCTTCTCTGGGGAACAGGCAACTCAGCAGGGCCATTTTGGGGGCTCAGGTGGTCAGTACCCACCCCCTTTAATTCCAGAGTCTATTCTTTAGTGTGTCTGTTAACCTGCggctgccgggggcggggggggggcagccacCTGGCAGCTTGCATTTGCCTGGacgtgagagggagagaaaggaagtagAGGCAGCCAGGTCAGGGTGCCCGGCCATCCGGCTCGGAGACTCCGCCACATTAGCCTCTGGGACTCCACTCCGCAGGGCCTGTCGGACACAACCTGTCCAGAATGAGGGCAGCGCTAATTTGCTGGTCTGCTCAAGCTCGAGGCCTCTCCTGGAGGGCTTACATTCTCCACTTCTCCACGTGTCTGGCTGTCGTTGCCACTCCCCCGGCAGAACTGGGGAGTGTCCCTCCCGTACAGGCCTGCCTTAGGAGCATGGCTCCGGTCCCCAGGCTCGGGGCAGATGGCTGGATGCAGGGCCTGGGAGCTGAGCTCCTTCCTCGCCAGCCTGTTGTCTGCAGCACCTGAGCACAGGAGCTTTATCCAGAGGAGTTTGGAGGTCACAGTGGAGATTCAGGGCTAAGACggtttttctcatttacttaactctcctttcttctgcttataaaaataataccagCATGTTCATTATAGAAggattgtaaaataaaaacacacaagcTGGAAAGTGAGAGTCTCCAATGGAAACAACttaccttttttgtgtgtgttttttaactgTGATTACTCTAGAATAAAGCAAAGTGGTATTATAGTAAACATCTGGTTTTAGAACAGCTGCTTCTCTCAGTTAAAAACGTGTGGGGCATCTAGGGTGTATTCAGTTTCGTGTTGTCACAGACAGGGCTaggagtgggtgtgtgtgtgaatgggtATTTCTTACAGTGGGTTAAATTTATAGAAGTACAGTTGTTGAATCAAAGAGTGTGAACATGTACAATTTTACTACAGAAGTACTCAACCGTCCTTTAAAAAATGTCCGTTTATCCTTGGGGCTGGTGGACCCAGTGCAGTCTGGCTCCTTCCTTTTCAGATTGCTCTCCAGGACCTGCAGACTAACTCCAAGATCGCAGCACTCCTGCCTTACTTTGTCTATGTGGTCAGTGGGGTGAGTGaccaggctggggaaggggagaaggttCTGCGGGGAGACGACCCAGCACTGGGTAGGGCTGGTGGCAGGTGCCAGCAGAGCGGCAGGCTGCTGCCTGCCCCCTCGTGTGCCCCTCAGCCAGCGCCCGCTGCAAACAGGTGAAGTCTGTCAGTCATGACCTGGAGCAGCTTCATCGGCTCTTGCAAGTGGCCCGGAGCCTGGTTCGGAACCCACACCTGTGCCTGGGGCCCTACGTACGCTCCCTGGTCGGCAGCGTCCTCTACTGCGTCCTGGAGCCACTGGCTGCCTCCATTAACCCTCTGAACGACCACTGGACTCTTCGAGATGGCGCTGCCCTCCTGCTCAGCCACATCTTCTGGTAGCCACTGGGCCTAGCCCAGCAAAGGGTGGGGCTGCCACAGCGCGGAGGGGCTTGTGGTGTGGGGCGGGGGTAATGTTTGGCTGCAAGGCCCTGTGTTGCAAGGTCAGGGAGCCTCTTTCCATTTAGAGCTTCCCGATCGCTGCGCTGTGGCACCCCGGGATTTTATAAATGGATGGCGCGACCTTGTTGGCTTACCCCAGGGCGCCAAAGACCGCCATGTTCTCTGTGTGCTCTGACTTGAGTCCGTTTGGGCGGCCCCTTGCTTCATTCTCCTCTCTGAATGCTGTTCCCGTAGGACCCATGGGGACCTTGTGAGCGGCCTTTATCAGCAGATCCTGCTCTCCCTGCAGAAGGTCTTGGCAGACCCTGTGCGGCCTCTCTGCTCTCACTACGGGGCTGTGGTGGGGCTGCATGCCCTTGGCTGGAAGGTGAGGACCCTGGCCTTTCCCACAGACAGAGCCATAAGAGCTCCCATTTGTAATTAGAAAAACAGTATTTGTGTGTCTTTTCTCACAAAAAGGGTCTGTGTTTGCTGCTGCTATGTATAGAGTTCTTGCCCGAGGCCAGGCTAGTTGATAGCCTGACTTTCTGTATATCAGTGTCTtatcctttcaaaaataaagacactAATATATCCCCACTTCGTAAATTCCTGCCCGATCATGTTAAGGAACTATCCCTCAATTCcccttgtattattttttttaagctgattTATATCTAGTAATCTTTATATccaccatggggctcgaactcacgaccctaagatcaagagttgcacaccctacccactgagccagccaggtgcctcattCTTTTGGGCTTTTAATGTAGATCATACGGTACAAATAATGACGgctttatttcatcttttctaaACCTAacgcctttaatttctttttattttattgctaggACTGCTAATATCATTTTACATATGATGGTAAGGGGCATCCTGTGTCATTTCCAATAAGAGAAGTGGTAATAATGTTCCCACTTATACTGATGTTTACCTTGTGTTTATTGATATCCTTTCTCAGATTAAGAAAATTActtcatattgttttatattcttggttttattatttatgttgaatttgtatcaaatgctttttctatatcttttgAATTGATCCTCAggtttttctgcttttatctgtTAATGTGATTAATTgtatttatggatttttaaaaaagattttatttagagagagcatttTCACACTTGAgagcggggcagagggaggggatgAGAGAGGGATAAGCACTCAAGCAGACTGTGCGTCGCATGACCccaggatcaccacctgagcccagtggaaaccaagagcccaactgactgagccgcctaggtgcccctatttatgGGTTTTTAATAGTAAACCATCATTACATTTCTCTGTATAGACTCAAATAGGCTATAGTATAGACCTTAAAAAATCTAAATCTTTTATTGGAATACAAGGCATTTTTTGTATACTGTTGGGTTTACTAAATTTTAAACGATTTTTCTGTGTTCACGAGTGAAATCAATCATAAGTTTCTTCTCATGTACTGTCCTTGTAGAGTTTTAGTATCTGGGTTATATTGGCCTTACAGACTGAGGTAGGGTGGGAGCATTTCTTTCTCGTTTGTTTTTGTAAGATTGAGATGCTCTTTTCCTTGAATATCTGTAGACTGTCTTTGTAAATTTTAGCAAAGTGTTTTATTTGTGGTTGGTTACCTACTATGGGTAGAGAATTTAAGTTTTTATAGCTGAGTCAGCAGTAAGTTATATTTCTCTAGGAACTTACCcatttgttaacattttcaaATCCTTAGGCTGTGGATGACCAACGGAGAACTCTCACCCAGCAAAGCGCGTAACAGaggtcacctcctctgtgaagtcttAATTGCTTTCCCGAAAATTAATCACAGGATTTAAAATTTGATACATAATCAGAGACCAGGTCTCTGATCAGTTGCTTGTTTTTATGCAGGTGGTTTGAACTGAGTCCCAGTTTACATCTCAGCAAGAATACTTGCCTACTGACCATATAGGGTAACAGCTGGCAAATTAAATTTGTCTGTTGTTCGCAATGGGCATTACTTATATATACCCTCTTAGCCTCTGTCATACAGGTCAGTGATAGTTGGGTcactttatattgtttttgtaCCTGACCTTTATTCCCAGTGCTTATTAGCAAAGGCTTGGGCATACAGTGGGTTCCAAATAAATGTTGGCTGAATATGCCAAGCTAATTTCATATCGGAGATAAAAGTAGGTCTTTCATGGGAAAGGGTACTTGAGAGGCAATAAGCAACAGAGAGGTGCTtactgcctgccttctctcccttccaGGCAGTGGAACGCGTCCTGTACCCACACCTGTCCACTTACTGGACAAATCTGCAGGCTGTGCTAGATGATTATTCCGTCTCTAACGCCCAGGTTAAAGCAGATGGGCACAAGGTTTACGGAGCCATTCTGGTGAGTGCCTGCGCCTTTCCgcctcccttcttccctgcttGAGCTCAGCAGCTCACCTGCCTTAGCTTTGGAAAACTTGATGGGCCCAGGTTCCTCCTAGTTCTTGCCTACCCTGGTCCCTCTGCTCTTGCAGGTGGCCGTAGAGCGACTGCTGAAGATGAAGGCCCAGGCggcagagcccaacaaggggggCCCAAGCGGCAGGGGGTGCCGGCGCTCGGACGACCTGCCCTGGGACAGCCTTCTTCTGCAGGAGTCTCCCTCCGGCGGCAGCGCGGAGCCAGGCTTTGGGTCAGTCCCCCCGCTGCCGCCAGGAGGCGCGGGGCCGGAGGACCCTTCCCCATCGGTGACCTTGGCGGACATCTACCGGGAGCTGTACGCCTTCTTCGGGGACAGCTTGGCCACCCGCTTTGGCACGGGTCAGCCCGCGCCCACCACTCCGCGGCCGCCCGGGGACAAGAAGGAGCCGGCGGCCGCCCCGGACTCGGTGCGGAAGATGCCGCAACTGACGGCCAACGCCATGGTCAGCCCCCAGGGCGACGAGAGCCCCCGCGGCGGCGGCCCCGCGGCGGCCTCTGCGCCCGCCGCCTCTGAGAGCCGGCCGCTGCCGCGCGTGCACCGGGCGCGGGGGGCGCCCCGGCAGCAGGGGCCCGGCGCCGGCACCCGCGACGTTTTCCAGAAGAGCCGCTTCGCCCCGCGCGGCGCCCCCCacttctgcttcattattgccGGGCGGCAGGCCGGGAGGCGGTGCCGCGGGCGCCTCTTCCAGACCGCCTTCCCCGCGCCGTACGGGCCCAGCCCGGCCTCCCGCTACGTGCAGAAGCTGCCCATGATCGGCCGCACCGGCCGGCCGGCCCGCCGCTGGGCACTCTCGGACTACTCGCTGTACCTGCCGCTCTGAACGGCGCTTTCCTGGCTCGCTCCGTTCCCCCGCCTCTGTAAATAAAGCCCCGTGTCGGAAGTGACGTCCCCGCGCTCGTGGGTCGCGCCGGATGAGGCGGGGCTTGGGCGGTTGGCTCCCGCAGCGGCCCTTCCTGGTGGTGGGGGCGCCATGGCGCTGCCCTGGCTGCAGCGCTTCGAGCTCTTGCTCTTCACCGCCGCCTTCCTGTGCGGGGCCGTGGCGGCCGCGACGCTGACCCGGACCCAGGTGCGGGGCGGGGCCGGCCTTGGGGTCGGGGAGGTGAGGCGGGGCGGGGGTGCTGGCTCTGCTGTCCGGGCCGGCCTGGTGCAGTCGCGCTGCTCCCGGGAGCCGGTGGGCCCGGTGAGGCCCTGCGGGCGCCGGTGTGCGGCCGCCGGTCTGCGGCCAGGATGCATCGGCGCCGATCGCGCTCTGTGGCTCCGCCCGCCGGCGTTCTGCTTCACAGCCGTTTCCTCGCCGAAAGGACGAGTCCTCAGGAGTGACTGACAGCGGCAGACATAGCCCGGCCTGGTGGCTCCGGCTGCATGACCTCACACTGGTTCTGCCGCAGAATTCGGTGCAGGCCCTGCCTTCATCCCTTAAATCAGACACTGTTGTGCCGAGCTCCTCCAGGAAATAAAGCTTAGTGTAGCGGAGATGACCAGGCTACCGCGGGATTGCAGCCCAGTGTGTGTGAATGACAGAACAGCCATGTAGGAAACGCCCACGGAAAGCCCTAGGGTTTCCCCAGCCAGGCAGTCGTGTTCATAAGCACAGGCTCATGTAACCCTACAAAGTAGGCACtactaggacttttttttttttttttttaagattttatttatttgacagagacacagcgagagagggaacacaagcagagggagagggagaagcaggcttcccgccgagcagggagcccgacgcggggctcgatcccaggaccccgggaccatgaccagagccaaaggcagacacataacgacggagccacccaggcgcccctcttaggacttttttttttttttttaatggatgagaAAACACCGGAGATAGCCGAAGGCTACACAAGTTCTGGTTTTACACTAGGATTTCTGCCGAGGGGAGACCAGAACTTGTGAGGCATCTCCGAAGCTCACTGTCCTTTATAACCACCGCCTATTTCCTGATCTTTGTGGCCACCGCAGGTTTTACTTCCCCGGCAGGCCTTCTCCATCAGTGTACTGGCCCAGAAACAGGAACTGACAGTGTATATAGAACTTCCTAGGGTAGCCCTCTGCTAGGTTATCCCTCACACTTGCCATGAGCCTGCACTGAGGCTCTAACCTGAAATCTAGGTAGGACTCAGCAGCTTCTCTTCACAGGGCTCCTTCAGTGGCCGCTGTCCCCTGTATGGTGTGGCCGCCCTGAATGGCTCCTCCCTGGCCTTAGCCCAACCCTCGGCCCCATCCCTCTGCTACTTTGTGGCAGGGGTCTCTGGCCTCCTGGCCCTCTACtgtctcctgcttctgctcttctGGGTCTACAGCAGCTGCATCGAGGACTCCCACAGGTGACTGCCCTACGCTGAAGGCGGGGGGCTGAGCTGGGAGAAGTCGCACCTCAACCACGAAGCTTACTCTCTCCCTCCTCATAGAGGTCCCATAGGGCTCCGCATTGCACTGGTCATCTCAGCTACAGCCATCTTCCTGGTCTTAGTGGCTGCCTGTATTCTTCGATTTGGCACCCGTTCTCTCTGCAAATCCATCATCTCCTTGAACATTACAATTAGgtaatgggagagggagggaacccCGGCTGGGGCTGCCTTCCCTCTGCAGAGGGGAGCTATAACCCCCTTTCTGTTCCTGTCAGTTGCTCTCAACTTGAAGGGCACCTGGGCATGGGTGTGTTCGAGGTATATCCTCCTTTTCTCACCACTGTCTCTTTGACCTCACAGCTGCTCTGAAGCTCAGAAAATTCCATGGACACCCCCTGGAACCGCCCTGCGGTTTTACTCCAACCTGCACAATGCTGAAGTGAGATCCCGGGATATGAAAGACCGGTGGAAACCCAGGGATCCACGGATTCCTATAAGCATCTGTAGTTGCTAAGGGTGCCCTCCAGTGAGAGGCTGAAGGGCTTTCAACCTGACCGTGAACAGAGAATAGTGGTTTGTGGGTGGAACTGGGTTTGAGATGGCCACACTCCTCACACTCCTGTTCCTGTCTCCCACAGACCTCTTCTTGGGTGAATCTGGTATTGTGGTGTGTGGTCTTGGTGCTTCAGGTGGTGCAGTGGAAGTCCGAAGCCGCCCCATACCGGCCTCTGGAGCGGGGCGACCCTGAATGGAGCTCTGAGACAGATGCTCTCGTTGGGCCACGCCTTTCCCATTCCTGAAGAGTGACCAAAGAATGCTTCCTGCAGCCAAAGACTCTGTGCCCAAGTGCCTACAATCCTGTTGCCCCTTCATGGCCCTGTTTATGCTGGGAGCCTGTTTTCCCTCCACGAGGGAAACATGATGATAGGCCCCCTCCACCTCTCTTCCTACAGCTGTTTTTGTACCAGAATATTATATTACTTTCTTCCTTCATCATGTTACTGAGTTCTTGGTGTTAAAGCACCGTAGGCAGGTGGATGGGAGGACAGAACTAAACAGACATGGAACAAAAGTCAGAGGTTCTGTCCCTTGCCCTCGGGATGACTGCTCTTTTATTTGCTGTTCATGAACCCTGGGCCCCCCTTGTGTCCTGCCCTTGGTTGTCACCCCATCTCCAAGGTTCGGTTTTTATTCCCCTCTGGGAGAGGTGAGCGACCCAAGGTGGTTTCTTCACAAGCTGCGGTAGGCACCCACAGTATTGTCAAAGAGTTTTGTGTTGGGGAAATGTCCAGCTTTGTCCAAGAGGAAGTAGAAGCGCCGGCCTTTGATCTTCAAAGGCAACATAGCAGGGACTTCACCACGGTGGGCCATGCAGGATACCTGGTTCAAAGGGACGGTGAAATGAGCACCCAAGCCAAAGGGGGCATGAGTGGTGAGGGTCACCTGCTTCCCTCCAGCCTGCAGCATCACTGAACGCACAGAacggagggagaagagaagaccAGCGCCAAGTACCAGGGTACCTGCAGGAGGACCAAAGTTTGGGGTGAGGGGTTTTTGCTGAAGAGCTAAGCGGCAACGTTTCCAGTGgcccagaatttaaaaaactgtgaTGACAGTAACATTTACCGAGCCCCTCTTCTAGCCGACTCTTGTGTTCGTCCTTCCTCCCCAACAACCTTCATGTACACCCCCGTTTTAAGGGCGAGACGGGTCAGAGCGGTGTAACTGCTCGAGCTCGCACAGTGAGAGGCAAACCTCACCCTAGGCCTGTCCGAGGGCTTGGCTCTAGGGCCTCAACTCCAGCGTGGCCCGGCCCGGAGGGTCGGGAGCCCCGCTCGGTCCTTGCCGGGGCAGGGAGGGCCGTGTCCAGCCGCCCCACGTCCCCGTGTTGGAAGCCAGCCCACGCCTTACCGATGGCGCCGCAGCCGACGGCCAGGCCGTAGCGCCAGAGCGCGGAGCGCAGGTCCAAGCGGCCGCGGTCTGCGGGCTCCGTGTCTGGAGGCAGCGCCCGAGCCGGGGGCCGGGCCAAGGCTGCCACGGCCAGGGACGCCCAGAAGACGCCCTGGCCCGCGCAGAACAGCCCGAGGACGGCGAAGAAGCGGCCCCGTTCGTGCTTGAAGAGCAGCACGTCCCGCGACGGAGCCCCGTCGTGCAAGAGCCGCAGTGCGACGAGCAGCCGCACGGGCCACCGCC from Zalophus californianus isolate mZalCal1 chromosome 11, mZalCal1.pri.v2, whole genome shotgun sequence harbors:
- the TAF6L gene encoding TAF6-like RNA polymerase II p300/CBP-associated factor-associated factor 65 kDa subunit 6L isoform X4, translating into MSEREERRFVEIPRESVRLMAESTGLELSDEVAALLAEDVCYRLREATQNSSQFMKHTKRRKLTVEDFNRALRWSSVEAVCGYGSQEALPLRPAREGELYFPEDREVNLVELALATNIPKGCAETAVRVHVSYLDGKGNLAPQGSVPSAVSSLTDDLLKYYQQVTRAVLGDDPQLMKIALQDLQTNSKIAALLPYFVYVVSGAAACPLVCPSASARCKQVKSVSHDLEQLHRLLQVARSLVRNPHLCLGPYVRSLVGSVLYCVLEPLAASINPLNDHWTLRDGAALLLSHIFWTHGDLVSGLYQQILLSLQKVLADPVRPLCSHYGAVVGLHALGWKAVERVLYPHLSTYWTNLQAVLDDYSVSNAQVKADGHKVYGAILVAVERLLKMKAQAAEPNKGGPSGRGCRRSDDLPWDSLLLQESPSGGSAEPGFGSVPPLPPGGAGPEDPSPSVTLADIYRELYAFFGDSLATRFGTGQPAPTTPRPPGDKKEPAAAPDSVRKMPQLTANAMVSPQGDESPRGGGPAAASAPAASESRPLPRVHRARGAPRQQGPGAGTRDVFQKSRFAPRGAPHFCFIIAGRQAGRRCRGRLFQTAFPAPYGPSPASRYVQKLPMIGRTGRPARRWALSDYSLYLPL
- the TAF6L gene encoding TAF6-like RNA polymerase II p300/CBP-associated factor-associated factor 65 kDa subunit 6L isoform X5 is translated as MRWRPCSRRMCATGSERPRSSQFMKHTKRRKLTVEDFNRALRWSSVEAVCGYGSQEALPLRPAREGELYFPEDREVNLVELALATNIPKGCAETAVRVHVSYLDGKGNLAPQGSVPSAVSSLTDDLLKYYQQVTRAVLGDDPQLMKIALQDLQTNSKIAALLPYFVYVVSGAAACPLVCPSASARCKQVKSVSHDLEQLHRLLQVARSLVRNPHLCLGPYVRSLVGSVLYCVLEPLAASINPLNDHWTLRDGAALLLSHIFWTHGDLVSGLYQQILLSLQKVLADPVRPLCSHYGAVVGLHALGWKAVERVLYPHLSTYWTNLQAVLDDYSVSNAQVKADGHKVYGAILVAVERLLKMKAQAAEPNKGGPSGRGCRRSDDLPWDSLLLQESPSGGSAEPGFGSVPPLPPGGAGPEDPSPSVTLADIYRELYAFFGDSLATRFGTGQPAPTTPRPPGDKKEPAAAPDSVRKMPQLTANAMVSPQGDESPRGGGPAAASAPAASESRPLPRVHRARGAPRQQGPGAGTRDVFQKSRFAPRGAPHFCFIIAGRQAGRRCRGRLFQTAFPAPYGPSPASRYVQKLPMIGRTGRPARRWALSDYSLYLPL
- the TAF6L gene encoding TAF6-like RNA polymerase II p300/CBP-associated factor-associated factor 65 kDa subunit 6L isoform X2; this translates as MQNTRGKEVLQKSVDMHDLGTSSIGAMSEREERRFVEIPRESVRLMAESTGLELSDEVAALLAEDVCYRLREATQNSSQFMKHTKRRKLTVEDFNRALRWSSVEAVCGYGSQEALPLRPAREGELYFPEDREVNLVELALATNIPKGCAETAVRVHVSYLDGKGNLAPQGSVPSAVSSLTDDLLKYYQQVTRAVLGDDPQLMKIALQDLQTNSKIAALLPYFVYVVSGVKSVSHDLEQLHRLLQVARSLVRNPHLCLGPYVRSLVGSVLYCVLEPLAASINPLNDHWTLRDGAALLLSHIFWTHGDLVSGLYQQILLSLQKVLADPVRPLCSHYGAVVGLHALGWKAVERVLYPHLSTYWTNLQAVLDDYSVSNAQVKADGHKVYGAILVAVERLLKMKAQAAEPNKGGPSGRGCRRSDDLPWDSLLLQESPSGGSAEPGFGSVPPLPPGGAGPEDPSPSVTLADIYRELYAFFGDSLATRFGTGQPAPTTPRPPGDKKEPAAAPDSVRKMPQLTANAMVSPQGDESPRGGGPAAASAPAASESRPLPRVHRARGAPRQQGPGAGTRDVFQKSRFAPRGAPHFCFIIAGRQAGRRCRGRLFQTAFPAPYGPSPASRYVQKLPMIGRTGRPARRWALSDYSLYLPL
- the TAF6L gene encoding TAF6-like RNA polymerase II p300/CBP-associated factor-associated factor 65 kDa subunit 6L isoform X3, whose product is MQSSIGAMSEREERRFVEIPRESVRLMAESTGLELSDEVAALLAEDVCYRLREATQNSSQFMKHTKRRKLTVEDFNRALRWSSVEAVCGYGSQEALPLRPAREGELYFPEDREVNLVELALATNIPKGCAETAVRVHVSYLDGKGNLAPQGSVPSAVSSLTDDLLKYYQQVTRAVLGDDPQLMKIALQDLQTNSKIAALLPYFVYVVSGAAACPLVCPSASARCKQVKSVSHDLEQLHRLLQVARSLVRNPHLCLGPYVRSLVGSVLYCVLEPLAASINPLNDHWTLRDGAALLLSHIFWTHGDLVSGLYQQILLSLQKVLADPVRPLCSHYGAVVGLHALGWKAVERVLYPHLSTYWTNLQAVLDDYSVSNAQVKADGHKVYGAILVAVERLLKMKAQAAEPNKGGPSGRGCRRSDDLPWDSLLLQESPSGGSAEPGFGSVPPLPPGGAGPEDPSPSVTLADIYRELYAFFGDSLATRFGTGQPAPTTPRPPGDKKEPAAAPDSVRKMPQLTANAMVSPQGDESPRGGGPAAASAPAASESRPLPRVHRARGAPRQQGPGAGTRDVFQKSRFAPRGAPHFCFIIAGRQAGRRCRGRLFQTAFPAPYGPSPASRYVQKLPMIGRTGRPARRWALSDYSLYLPL
- the TAF6L gene encoding TAF6-like RNA polymerase II p300/CBP-associated factor-associated factor 65 kDa subunit 6L isoform X1, giving the protein MQNTRGKEVLQKSVDMHDLGTSSIGAMSEREERRFVEIPRESVRLMAESTGLELSDEVAALLAEDVCYRLREATQNSSQFMKHTKRRKLTVEDFNRALRWSSVEAVCGYGSQEALPLRPAREGELYFPEDREVNLVELALATNIPKGCAETAVRVHVSYLDGKGNLAPQGSVPSAVSSLTDDLLKYYQQVTRAVLGDDPQLMKIALQDLQTNSKIAALLPYFVYVVSGAAACPLVCPSASARCKQVKSVSHDLEQLHRLLQVARSLVRNPHLCLGPYVRSLVGSVLYCVLEPLAASINPLNDHWTLRDGAALLLSHIFWTHGDLVSGLYQQILLSLQKVLADPVRPLCSHYGAVVGLHALGWKAVERVLYPHLSTYWTNLQAVLDDYSVSNAQVKADGHKVYGAILVAVERLLKMKAQAAEPNKGGPSGRGCRRSDDLPWDSLLLQESPSGGSAEPGFGSVPPLPPGGAGPEDPSPSVTLADIYRELYAFFGDSLATRFGTGQPAPTTPRPPGDKKEPAAAPDSVRKMPQLTANAMVSPQGDESPRGGGPAAASAPAASESRPLPRVHRARGAPRQQGPGAGTRDVFQKSRFAPRGAPHFCFIIAGRQAGRRCRGRLFQTAFPAPYGPSPASRYVQKLPMIGRTGRPARRWALSDYSLYLPL
- the TMEM179B gene encoding transmembrane protein 179B, producing the protein MALPWLQRFELLLFTAAFLCGAVAAATLTRTQGSFSGRCPLYGVAALNGSSLALAQPSAPSLCYFVAGVSGLLALYCLLLLLFWVYSSCIEDSHRGPIGLRIALVISATAIFLVLVAACILRFGTRSLCKSIISLNITISCSEAQKIPWTPPGTALRFYSNLHNAETSSWVNLVLWCVVLVLQVVQWKSEAAPYRPLERGDPEWSSETDALVGPRLSHS
- the TMEM223 gene encoding transmembrane protein 223; translation: MAALGRRWPVRLLVALRLLHDGAPSRDVLLFKHERGRFFAVLGLFCAGQGVFWASLAVAALARPPARALPPDTEPADRGRLDLRSALWRYGLAVGCGAIGTLVLGAGLLFSLRSVRSVMLQAGGKQVTLTTHAPFGLGAHFTVPLNQVSCMAHRGEVPAMLPLKIKGRRFYFLLDKAGHFPNTKLFDNTVGAYRSL